agtttattttttgtctcaAACGTTAAGGCGGTGGGGCTTTAAAAATAGGAAAAGCAATGACAGCATCTAAAATGCAactgaaaaacttaaaaaaacgtTCACAAATGTAAATTGAAAATGTTTATCAGTACGTTTATTACAAAGAAAACTTGGCTAATTGTTCTTACCTGCGTCTAGTAAATACAAAAGGTGTTGCACCTTGAAAACTTTTAAATCTTGACAATGTCTGTTCATTTCCGTCTTTGGTTGGATCATCACCACTGCCAGAGCCAGAAAAAGGCCAAAATCCTTTGGATTTGGAGCCACTACCCCCCATCTTCAGCTGCAGCACATTATCTTCCTGGTTATCAAACTGCTGATATAGTGCAACAATCCCACTGCACCAGATAAACTCGAGGGTTCAGAAAATTAGACCTGAAAAAGACACACAAGCAACAGTGTGATGCCACTCTTATTCTCTGGTAAATAAGAACCATGGATAGTATAATAAGTTCACTTATTCCCAAAGATAAGTGTAAGTGCATTAAGTATCAACGTGTATCTTAAACTGGCGTTTATGCGAAGCACATCAGAGACAAGAAGCATTTAGGTAATTGTGGAGGAAGTCCTGAAGTAGATGAATGGTATTTGACGAAAATACGTGTTTTACAGTGAGTTTTGATCACCTCAGTTGTTACGAAACAGCACGTCCTTATAACAAACATTGGTCAAAGACAAATTGCTCTGTACTGTTAGCCTTAGCTTTAGTGTAGCTATTGTGAACATAACATTATTCAGCAATCGGCTTTTCTGATGATTAATGACGACCTTAACAAGAAATAACTGGTGCTTCAAATGCATTCAGTGAAAACAAACCTTGACAGTTGTCACCGAACGGGCACAGATTAATCTTTCGTGTTTGTTTGTCTTGATGATGTTGAGCTACAGCGGGTCCGCTAACGCTACACCTTCTACTCGTGGAAAGCTGTGGACAGACCAAGAATGAGCGCCGCCTGGTGGACTGGATGTCGTCTAACATGTTTTGTCTTGAGATCCGGTTTTGTGTTAAAGTTTAAGTGCTCTATTTGTAACTTTTTAATGCCACTTGGCATCATGGTGATATGAAGCTTTTCCTacagtgttccacagtaaggcatcaAACTTGTATCTCGTATTTATTCAATGCAcgtgtttttattacaaaaaataccttgaaaaacatgcatttctacTGTGACaaggcttgcttctccacagatttaaCCTGTGGCTTGTCTTCAAGCATCAgtttaatgtcaaactgtggaacattccaagcaaagcaataacatctcctctAACCTTTtatattactttttatattacatATAAAGATTATATGGTGCACCTTTACGCTCAGATTGAAGATCCATAGTGTCACTCATTttaagtttaatggcataatAAAAGGTTTACAACAATTGCATTTTCACAGACTTGTCAGTCaatattattgcattttaataatcagTGAAGTCGACAGGgagacaaaggggtctgttgtcctgggCCCTAGAGTTTGCCATTTTTCCTTTTGGGGGCCCAGCAAataagttattttgtttttattatttgatttgtatACATGTTGTGAATTTGTTTTGGTGTTGCCAAGCAACGAGCCCTCAGAACTGCAAATTTCTCTGAGAGGATACATGTTGGACCCTTGTACTAACAGCAGTTTGTGTgccatttgtatttttgaagcAGTAAACCTTCTGAATCCGGACTGTGCCTCATCTTTACTGCAACACCCAGGACACAACGCAGGGCCATATTATAACGGGTGGACCAATTATGCTTACATGCTTGACATTTATTGAATCAAGCAACCcaaatgtttaataaaatacaGCATAAATGGCTCAGGTGGCAAAAGCATgataatatatatacacatatttatatacatatgtTAAGTGAAAATATAGTTCTCTAATTGTAGACATGTATTTACATTCTTTATCAGaatgatcttaaaataacaaTGTGCTTATGGACAGAAATCAACTGCGGCTTTTAAACTTGGATATGGCATGCATCATCCTGTCTCGGGCGAGCGTGTACCGCTTCACAATTTGTCGAACATGTTCCTCTTCTTCACGCTGCAGGATTCTCAAGAAGTTGCACAATTCAGGAAAACTGAAAGCATCCCActgtaaagtattaaaaaaaaaaaatcagtttcagAGAATCTataattaaatattataattCTTGAACAGGGAAAAGCTTACATCGACTTCCCCAGTCTCATTCTCtttcaaaaccagactcaacaTTTTTTCACTGGGGCCAGCACACAAACGTAGGTACAGGGGCTGCTCATCCTGAGACAGTTTCCTCATAAACACTAACATGAAATGAATGGTGATCATTAAGTGTTCAATAATATTCCTTTCATTTATAATACTTCAATTTCTGTACCCTGATTTTGTCTCTCAGTCCTTTCGAACAAGGCAAATTTTGCTGGGTTGTCCACCACAGTGAACTTGTTGAGCAGGGCTATAATGACCTCTTGGACTTGTGTTTGAGAACTTATGTGGAGGTGCTTAGCAGTGTCTTTGGGTAGATAGAAAGACGTTCGCCGCCTCATCCTTTCATCCCACTGAGCATCAAGTGTGCACAGACCCTGAGGAGGGGGGACGGAGACTGGGCGGACTAACTGAAAGTGCACCTTGATGAAACCAGTGTAGGAGCCATCTTTTTGCTGCAATGCAccgaaagaaagaaaacattacGTACTGAAATATACAGATTAATGCAAAAGATTAAGAGTCCTTAttgtcattcatttattttggaaCTGAACAGTTTTTGTAACAATGTTTTTCAAATATtctaacaaacataaaaaacatattaatatacAATACAGAACAAAAATCTTCAATATCATATTATATATCTTCCttctatattatataatatCTGATCATATCTTATCGATATATAATCAAAAAAGCAAATAACCCCGCACTT
The sequence above is drawn from the Periophthalmus magnuspinnatus isolate fPerMag1 chromosome 5, fPerMag1.2.pri, whole genome shotgun sequence genome and encodes:
- the rassf1 gene encoding ras association domain-containing protein 1, translated to MSKCELIELQDLSVNDPIELAAPGTHYTPAPTVLLAGPSGFSQVVRLVGDRVSIETPLSEKTGLGHDFQPFRQTHPTWCDLCGDFIWGLYKQQSLRCSKCCYTCHHRCRPFIQLDCCTDEGAPTDKPGSLGDCFESDTNVDENIEWSQQDLSHAEIQQKILEYNSQTNNNLQMVIQKDGSYTGFIKVHFQLVRPVSVPPPQGLCTLDAQWDERMRRRTSFYLPKDTAKHLHISSQTQVQEVIIALLNKFTVVDNPAKFALFERTERQNQVFMRKLSQDEQPLYLRLCAGPSEKMLSLVLKENETGEVDWDAFSFPELCNFLRILQREEEEHVRQIVKRYTLARDRMMHAISKFKSRS